The Verrucomicrobiota bacterium DNA window CGGCAGGCGGGACGCTCGCGTTCACCGCACGCCAGACCCGGCGGATTATCCAGAGGTTGAGCGGAATAATTGTCGCTACCGCCAGGAAAAACGCGAAGAGCGCACCGTTGCGAACCAGCATGTCGTCGAACGGGCGATTTACGTTGGCCGGGTTGGCGTGGAAATCGGCGTAAAACCTGAAAACAAACAGCCAGGCTCCGCCAACAAACGCATCCAACGCCAGCAGCGGGAACAGCAGCCCATCGAACAACGCGAGGCCAAGGCCACTCAATTTGCCGCGCGAATTGCGGATTTTATGAACCGCCAGCCAGCCGCATACCGTTGAAACAACTGCGGCAACAAAACCGAACTGCAGAATCGGAATCTCCCTTAGCGTTGATTTCAAATCGTTGCCGAGAAACGTCGAAACGCCGAACCAACCGAGGATTGAAAATATCAAGACGATCCAGGCGAAACCTACTTTGGCGGCGATTGGGACGGCCTTGGCACGGTCACCGGTTGGCGCCGCGGATCTGGCCGCACCCGACGACGAAGGCGCCCTGGCCGACCCGGCCAGCAAGCCAAGCACAACCAGCACCACGCTCAGTATCAGCACCAACACGGCGCCGAATAAGAGCTCATGAGGTCGCAGTTCCAACGTGCCTAGTTTGCGGAGGCCAATGATCAGGATGACCAGCGCGGCACCAAAACATGCGAGTTGCGCGAGACGGGCGGCGGTGTCATCGGGCATCAGATGTCGCCGCCACCAACCGGAGCGTTGCGGGGTTGCCGACGACGATGCAGGGAAGTTTTGGCTTTCTCCAACACCCGCAGATTCAGTTTGAGGCTCCTCACGTCGTCTCCTACTGGGATCAGGTGTTCCCGCGATCGTTTCCACCGCCGGCTTCAACTGCCCCTTTTCATCCAGGGTGGCAAGCCGATCCAAAGGCGCATTCCAGCCCCGGAACATGCCTCGAATCAGAATCACTGCCAGAAATGTCACGGCGCCTCCGATCAAGGAGCCCACCGAGGGCATCCCGAAGTGCGGTGCCACCAATGCCGCACACCCAACCCACGCAACGCCATAAATGCCGGCCAGCATGAACGAATCCCGCACAACGCCGGGCCGGTAAATGACGCGCTGACCGTTCCGGACGACCACCACTGGAGCGAACCATCGGTATCTTGTGGCGGCGGACGGCTGCGTTTTGCCTTGTGGCGACGCCGTCGCGGAGGTTGTCGGCTCATGGGTGATTTCCTCCACCGCTGTCTTCACCTGGCTGGCCTGCTGGTAGCGCAGTTCCGGTTTCTTTTCCAACGCACGCAACACTACTTCGTCAAGACGCACATCAATCTGAACTTTCCTGGACGGCGGTTCGATCGGTTTGCCGGGCAGTTCTCCGGTAAGCAATTCGTAGAAGACAACGCCGAGCGAATAAATGTCCGCGCGACTGTCCACCCGCTGCGGATCGGTTTTCTGTTCGGGCGCACTGTAACCGGGCGTGCCGACGGTCTGCTCGCCGGTGAGCGTGGTTTGGAGTTCCGGCTTTAGCCGGTCCGAGCCGCCTGAAGACGGGACTCCAAACGAAACGTCCGCGCTTGCACCCAGCATTTTGGCGATGCCAAAATCGGCGACCTTCACGCGTCCGTCTTTGTCGAGCAGCAGGTTCTCCGGCTTGATGTCGCGGTGGATGATGCCGCGGTCGTGGGCGAATTGCAGCGCATCGCACAACGGCGGCACGATGGCCAGCGCCTCCTCCGGCGTGAACTTCCGCGCGCGCAAAAGCAGCCGGAGGTTCACGCCGTCCACAAATTCCATGAGCAGGAAATAGAATCCGCCTGCCTGCCCGAAGTCATAAATGGTGACGATGTTCGGGTGATTCAACGCAGCGAGCGCCTGCGCCTCGCGCGTGAAGCGTTCGGCGAATTTCGCGTCGCCCACGCGCTCCGGCGCGAGGAGTTTCAACGCCACGAGCCGGTTCAGAGTCTTCTGCCGCGCTTTATAGACCACCCCCATGCCGCCACGTCCCAGACATTCGAGGATTTTCAGTTGCGGAAAATGCGGGGCGATTTGTTCTGGCGGCAGTGGCGGTTGCGCGGCGGGAAGGTCGTCGGTGAAAACGGTTTCCGTTTTCAGGTTCAACGCCATGAGACAATTCGGGCAAAGCCCAGCAGGCGCGTTCTCCTTGAGGGGCGCGCCGCACTGCGGGCAGATTGGCAATGATTCGTTGCTCATGCCCGTTACTTACCGACTGGCGGGAGATTGTTACACGGTGGGTTCATCTTATTTTCGGGCCAGTGCGGCGGCCAGATGGCGCAATTCTCCGTCCAAGTCTGCGCCGTCGGAGAGCGTTTGCGAGATTTCCTCCCGATAGACTTCGCGAAAACGCTTCCGCAGCCGATGCACCGCCACCCGCGCCGCGCCTGCGTTCACGCCAAGCCGTTTGGCCACCGCCGCGTAATCAATCGCCCCGCGCTCCGCCATGAGACAGGTTTTGAGGGCCTCAAAATCACCGGCCTTTCCTGCCACCGCGAATTCCTCACGCAATCGGCTCACCGTCAAATCCAGCAACGTCAGCGCCCACTGCTGATCGAAGGTTTCGTCCGCCGCGAGCGAAGGGGTGTCAAAGGCGTATCGGCTCTCGGCGAAGGCTGTGTCGAATTGAACCTGCGATTGGTCACCGCCGCGACGTTGCGCGGAGGCCCGCCGCCATTCCTTGCTCATGAAGTGTTTCAGCGCGACGATGAGAAACGTCCGCAGTTTGCCCTTGTCTGGATTGGCAGAATCAAGCCACCGCTTTTGGAGCAGCCGCCAAAAGAACTCTTGCGTGAGGTCTTGCGCATCATGGGGTGATTGACCACAACGGCGGACGTACGCGTAGAGCGGATACCAGTAGGCGCGGCAGATGTCTTCCAGCGCCGCCGCCGATTCGGGCGAAGGCCGTTGGGTTGCCGCCAGCACCACCGACCAGCGCGTGTTAGGAAAGACCCGCGGTGAAAGGTTGGATGACACCTGGCTCGTCATGCGGACATTCTATCCAAGTGAATTACCGGAAACGAGGCGGATGTTACAGGGGAGGTGCTGAAGCGACTCCGCTTTTCGGAACGGAGGGCATGCTACTCTTGGCCAGACTTCCCCCAGCGTCGCTTGTGCAATCCGTCAATAGTTCGGAAGTCAGCGCTATTGAGCCGGTACTGACACTGGTTTCGCGCCACGGCCGCCGTTACCGGGGCCCAATTCCAGGGTACGCCCTTCGTGCGTGGTTTCTGGCCGAGCGAAGCGGCCCACTTCAGCCGGGCAGAGCGTGTGCACGAGCAGGGACGAAAACCTATTTGCTCAAATCCATATAATACAAATCCTTGGCCTCTATCTTCATCCCGGGATTATGGCCCTGGATGGCAAAGTGACCGGATTTGAATTCGGCATCGTCATAGGTCATCACCAGCTTGTCATTGATCCAGAATTGAATGTGCGCGCCTACAGCCCGGATGCGGTAGCTAAACCATTCGCCGTCCTTGGTGAGTAGTTCGGTGGCTTTTCCGGTCGGCTTGCCCGGTTTCCACAACCAGCCGGTATAGGCATCCCCGCTGTTGCAAATCTGGGCTTCGTAGCCGCGCGGGAAACCATCCACATTGTCGGCCGGCGGGTTGGCGCGAAAATACAACCCGCTGTTGGCCTTGGCCCCTTGTTCGGAGATCCGGAACATGCCATTCACTTCCAGATCGGAGCAGGTGGCGTCGGTGTAAATGTGCCCCATTCCGCCAACGCCCACCAGCACGCCATCCTGGACTGACCAGGTTGCTTTGCCGTGGACAGTCCAACCAGTGAGGTCTTTGCCGTTGAACAAAGAAATCCATTTCGATTTGACTTCGCTGCGGGCCGCGCAGCCAATCATCATCACACCAACCAGTATGGTAAGAATTCTTTTCATGGTGATCACCATTCGTTTCACTTCTTTGCAATTGACCAAGTTCAGGCACTCGGTACTCCCCCAAGAGAACACGCACGAACCCACCGATCAATAACAAATCACTGCCAGAGAAATGAAATACCTGGGAAGCGATGGACGTCGAGCATGATCATTGAGCCGCAGCTTCACACGCCTGCGGGATGTGGGATGGGACCTTTCCGCGCCACGATGGTCTGCCACGATGGTCTGCTGCCGAGATACAGCGATTGCACCGTTCGAAGGAATAGGCTAACCATGCCGATGACAGCGGCTCAAACCATCACTCACATTGTGCGCGACGAACGGGGCACGGCGGAGTTCGACGCGCAAATCGCCCGGCAGGAGGAAGCAGCGAAAGCATTCCACGCCGCTAGCGGAGAAACTCCCCTGCAAAAGCGTTTGCAAAGTTCGACTCAATCGCGCTGAGTCTCCCGCTCCACCGGGACTTGCATGTGCCGCTGGCCATCACGCGCGGGTCGGGGTTGCGAGGCGTGGATGCGCTGACCTCACAAGAAAAGGACCCGACGAGAATGTTCGACGATCAACTGTTGCAAAGCGCCACCCAGCTTGGCCGCATTCTGTTCACGCGCGATCCGGACTTATCGGCGGGAGCCGCAAAAGCGATTGCGCAGAGGCAGAAACTTCTCGACGGTGACATTCGCCCGACAGACGAATGTTTCCAATGGCAGATGCGTTACGGACCTGGAAATCATCGCCAACTCGGCAACCTCTGAGGCAACCATGAACCAAGTGGTGTACTTGCCGCTCTAAAACGTCGTCAGCCTCCCCAATTCTCTGACGCGCTGCTCGATGTGCGCACGTCGGAGCTTCGTCGTGCGATTCAAGCCGAACCCTTCGCAGCAGAACGACGCCACGACGGTGCCATAGACGACGGCGCGGCGCAGGTTGGCGTCAATCGAACCGCGCCCCGTCGCCAGATAGCCCATCATGCCGCCGACGAATGAATCGCCCGCCCCCGTCGGATCGATCACGCGCGGCAGCGGAAACGCCGGCGCGATGAAGACACCTTTTGGCCCGGAAACAATCGCGCCATGCTCGCCCTTCTTGATGATCACGTACTTCGGGCCAAGCTGGTGAAGTTTTTTGATGGCGGTCACGACGTTGTCAGCCTTGGTGAGTTGATAAGCCTCACTGTCGTTGAGCACGAAGCAATCAATCCGTTTCAGCAATTTGAGCAAATCTTTGAGCGCGATGTTCAGCCACAAATCCATCGTGTCGGCGGCGATGAATTTTGGCCGGCGCATCTGGTCGAGCACATGAAGTTGCAGCGCCGGAGCGATGTTCGCCAGCAGCACGAAGGGCGAAGCCTGATACGCCTGGGGCAACGTGGGGGTGAACGTTTCGAAGACCCCCAGTTCCGTCAGCAGCGTCCGGCGATTGTTCATGTTGGTTTCGTATTCGCCCGACCAGTGAAAGGTCTTGCCGGGCAGCCTCTGCAAACCTTCGAGATCAATACCGTGCCGGCGGTAAAGCTGGACGTAACGCTTTGGAAAATCATGCCCAACCACGCCGACGAGTTTGACCGGCCCAAAGAAACTGGCCGCCACCGCCGCGTGACTGGCGGAGCCGCCCAACAGGCGCGGATTTTCGGCCTTTGGAGTTTTGATGGAATCGAGGGCTGTCGAGCCGACAACAAGAACGCTCATACAAATTTCAAATTGCGAGTTTTCTAAAAGCGAAGATTACGCTGCCAGCCAAACGCGGGCAAGCCCTTGCTCGTGGCAGCCCATGTGAGGAGGCTCTAACTGATTCGTCATGCTCAGTTCAGGATTTGATTTGAGCCTCCTCACGTCGGCTGCTACGCCAACCTCCGCCGAAACTCAGCGCATGTTTTCGTTACGTCGGGTGCATTCAAAATGGCAGAGACGACGCATACGCGTTTCGCGCCTGCGGCCAGAACGTCGTCGAGATTCGACAGCTTGATCCCACCGATGGCGAACCAGGGAATCTGCACGTTGGCCGCCGCCCAACGAACGTATTTGAGCGTGACCGCTCTCGCCGTCGGCTTTGTGCCCGTGGCAAAGACCGGCCCGATAGCAAGATAATCAGCGCCCGCGGCAAGGGCGCGCCTGGCCTGTTCCGGCGCATGAGTGCTCAAGCCTACTCGAAGTTGAGAGTTGGAGGTTGAGAGTTGAGAGACGTTCGTGAAGCCGGCGTCAAAAAAATCCTCCTGACCCAAATGACAAAGCTCCGCGCCAACTTCGCGCGCAATCTCCAAATGATCATTGATGACCAAACCAACACCGGCGGCCCGAGTGACCGGCAGGATTGCCTCGGCCATGTGCCGGATTTCGTCGAGCGAAGATTGTTTGGCGCGAAGCTGAATGAGGTCCGCACCGCCTTCACAAAGTTCCCGCGCCACGAGTTCCGGCGACCGCCCGCGCAGATAAGCGGTATCGACAAACGCATAGAGCCGGCAGTCAGAGAGTGGTTTCATTTCAATATCATCGAACCGCGACGTAGCCGCCGACATGAGGAGGCGGATTCCATGTCAAATCACAGCCTTCTGTCCGCCTCGTTACCTCGGCGGCTACTTCTTGATTGGGCTGCTACCGCGTCTTTGCAAACATGACCCGCCACAACCATGACCAGCGCGGCGCCAGAAACACCAGTGCGTTTTGCAGTCCCGGCGCGAACATCATCCGCTGAAGCCACGTCGCCCACACGAGCCGTCGCGTAAATGCTTCGTCGCAACGGCGCGCGATGGTTTGTTGCGCTTCTGACCACGAAATTTCACCCTGACTGTAAGCCGCCAACGGTTTAATGGCGATTTCCGCCGACTCGAAGGCCATCGACATGCCGTTGCCCGTCACCGGCGGGATCATGGTCAGTGCGTCGCCAACACAACACTCCGTTCGGTTGGTCGCGTGTTGGGCCGTCAACAGCAATCCCGCGACGGAACAAAACGAGTCCAAGTCAAATTCCGCTGACGCCAACCGGCGTTGCAGGAGTGAATCCGCCGGGCCACGCAATTGCTCCTGCCACTGCGCCGGTAAATCCGCGGCGTTCGTGTGCCGACGGAACAAACCGCACACGTTGACCTCCGTCTCGTTCAACCGGCAGATCCCGACGTAGCCGTTGGGTGAGACGTGCATTTCCAGGTCCGCTTTGATTTGGACATTTCGCGCGTGAGCTTTCAACCCAAACCAGCGCCAGCCGTTGACGACTGGCTGAAGCCGTCGCCCGCTCGCGCGCACGACGCCGTCGGCGGATTGATCGTCGCGCCACCGGTGGTTTTCCCTCAACTCACCACCAAGTTCATGGAATTGTTCCGCCAGCAAACTGTCCACGGTGTAACGCGACAAACAAAGGGCAGGTTGCGGCAGGTGGCGAGGTGGCGATTCAACTTTGGACGCGAAGAAGGCCGCAGTTCGCGCCGGTTGCGCGCCAGCTCGAAGAAAAAGTTCGCGCAAACCCAGCCGCGCGAGCGTTGCCTGC harbors:
- a CDS encoding serine/threonine protein kinase, whose amino-acid sequence is MSNESLPICPQCGAPLKENAPAGLCPNCLMALNLKTETVFTDDLPAAQPPLPPEQIAPHFPQLKILECLGRGGMGVVYKARQKTLNRLVALKLLAPERVGDAKFAERFTREAQALAALNHPNIVTIYDFGQAGGFYFLLMEFVDGVNLRLLLRARKFTPEEALAIVPPLCDALQFAHDRGIIHRDIKPENLLLDKDGRVKVADFGIAKMLGASADVSFGVPSSGGSDRLKPELQTTLTGEQTVGTPGYSAPEQKTDPQRVDSRADIYSLGVVFYELLTGELPGKPIEPPSRKVQIDVRLDEVVLRALEKKPELRYQQASQVKTAVEEITHEPTTSATASPQGKTQPSAATRYRWFAPVVVVRNGQRVIYRPGVVRDSFMLAGIYGVAWVGCAALVAPHFGMPSVGSLIGGAVTFLAVILIRGMFRGWNAPLDRLATLDEKGQLKPAVETIAGTPDPSRRRREEPQTESAGVGESQNFPASSSATPQRSGWWRRHLMPDDTAARLAQLACFGAALVILIIGLRKLGTLELRPHELLFGAVLVLILSVVLVVLGLLAGSARAPSSSGAARSAAPTGDRAKAVPIAAKVGFAWIVLIFSILGWFGVSTFLGNDLKSTLREIPILQFGFVAAVVSTVCGWLAVHKIRNSRGKLSGLGLALFDGLLFPLLALDAFVGGAWLFVFRFYADFHANPANVNRPFDDMLVRNGALFAFFLAVATIIPLNLWIIRRVWRAVNASVPPAETGKRPVGYSANSQLAGIALFFSGLSGVLGITTFCFFPHPPEFLVWSILAAALLGIALGIPSRETRLGKQAIAVGGVNTAIWLIVAVAVQFINPSSQPTQVRQAVRTSRPIVFGPVIERVLATPDADDQGWVFFDLETGKSFKPPFPLEFHPNQGPAFVELTPELKQWIKARDLDVLLHLGKKNWDMMTIETQEEFGGQLQEWETISPEKVVEVFAKKDANHAVRDEAPASNFGHSYRDGFGSFNAFRTRGNTMGVYQFEGVDNSTRRGVGIRYKLVKVR
- a CDS encoding sigma-70 family RNA polymerase sigma factor, which produces MTSQVSSNLSPRVFPNTRWSVVLAATQRPSPESAAALEDICRAYWYPLYAYVRRCGQSPHDAQDLTQEFFWRLLQKRWLDSANPDKGKLRTFLIVALKHFMSKEWRRASAQRRGGDQSQVQFDTAFAESRYAFDTPSLAADETFDQQWALTLLDLTVSRLREEFAVAGKAGDFEALKTCLMAERGAIDYAAVAKRLGVNAGAARVAVHRLRKRFREVYREEISQTLSDGADLDGELRHLAAALARK
- a CDS encoding DUF1080 domain-containing protein, with product MKRILTILVGVMMIGCAARSEVKSKWISLFNGKDLTGWTVHGKATWSVQDGVLVGVGGMGHIYTDATCSDLEVNGMFRISEQGAKANSGLYFRANPPADNVDGFPRGYEAQICNSGDAYTGWLWKPGKPTGKATELLTKDGEWFSYRIRAVGAHIQFWINDKLVMTYDDAEFKSGHFAIQGHNPGMKIEAKDLYYMDLSK
- a CDS encoding sugar kinase; its protein translation is MSVLVVGSTALDSIKTPKAENPRLLGGSASHAAVAASFFGPVKLVGVVGHDFPKRYVQLYRRHGIDLEGLQRLPGKTFHWSGEYETNMNNRRTLLTELGVFETFTPTLPQAYQASPFVLLANIAPALQLHVLDQMRRPKFIAADTMDLWLNIALKDLLKLLKRIDCFVLNDSEAYQLTKADNVVTAIKKLHQLGPKYVIIKKGEHGAIVSGPKGVFIAPAFPLPRVIDPTGAGDSFVGGMMGYLATGRGSIDANLRRAVVYGTVVASFCCEGFGLNRTTKLRRAHIEQRVRELGRLTTF
- the thiE gene encoding thiamine phosphate synthase, giving the protein MKPLSDCRLYAFVDTAYLRGRSPELVARELCEGGADLIQLRAKQSSLDEIRHMAEAILPVTRAAGVGLVINDHLEIAREVGAELCHLGQEDFFDAGFTNVSQLSTSNSQLRVGLSTHAPEQARRALAAGADYLAIGPVFATGTKPTARAVTLKYVRWAAANVQIPWFAIGGIKLSNLDDVLAAGAKRVCVVSAILNAPDVTKTCAEFRRRLA